One genomic window of Sulfurovum lithotrophicum includes the following:
- a CDS encoding DEAD/DEAH box helicase family protein: MQLKYTTQPHQTKAITSIVDLFQGQNRQVCEYDIFDGEAVCGNGYILDDVAILENLQRVQRENGIEESLMLQSRDFSVEMETGTGKTYVYIKSILELYEKYGWNKYIIITPSIAIREGVLSSLASMKAHFSSQYRFPYDYFEYDSSRLGSLKHFIRDDGLQVMVMTIDSFKRANTILNMTQEGFAGTPKESLQKTNPILILDEPQNMESELSKTSIAELNPLFTLRFSATHKNYYNLIYTLTPREALAQGLVKQIDVLALSENQTVNDTYVNVLKIEIDKKSKRPVATLELIIKNKDEFVTKSVKIKGNDSLKDKTKNPIYSGFIVNEINAREMFIQFENGLRLELSQINGQVKRQIQEQQITEAIAMHMEKYEVLKAKNIKVLSLFFIDRVANFLEEEDGWMQRHFCQEFDRLKVNYESFKEIEASDVYKYYFAKRKSGYIDDLKNNDSDRKLAKKTYDLIMKEKEKLLSFEEKTSFIFSHSALKEGWDNPNVFFITTLNDTKSEMKKRQILGRGVRLAVDKFGNRVEDKEINRLTVVANESFDEFAKSLQLEYEASGVSDGSIPNNIKKKKVATRKYAEVELSNEFRALWKKLKSKTIFELKLDEERYKEKVIRKLQEIETREQKIVRQFGTIEDDIYGYVAEEKSYGLNFEQTLPDLVSLIEQEIGLTRKMIIEILGEVDLKPFIRNSDSYIKRALEAFDDAKHEVLTETADGIAYRENGEYYEFVNVFPDVLEGYDLEDCKRGLYDAEQWDSGIEKDFIGCADTHFKFFAKLPKRFKIKTPLGNYSPDFAVIKYDESEGAFVVETKGSDKHRDMRSREAWQISYAKKHFKFLDVKYKDKIKSCNDV, encoded by the coding sequence ATGCAGCTAAAATACACTACTCAACCCCACCAGACCAAAGCCATAACGTCTATAGTAGATCTTTTTCAGGGTCAGAACAGACAGGTATGTGAGTATGATATTTTTGATGGTGAAGCCGTGTGTGGCAATGGATACATTCTGGATGATGTAGCGATACTGGAGAACTTACAGCGGGTACAAAGAGAGAATGGCATAGAAGAATCTTTGATGTTACAGAGTCGTGACTTTTCTGTGGAGATGGAGACAGGAACGGGGAAGACCTATGTGTATATCAAGTCTATACTGGAACTGTATGAAAAGTATGGGTGGAATAAGTACATTATCATTACACCCTCTATCGCTATTCGAGAAGGAGTACTCAGTTCTTTGGCAAGTATGAAAGCACACTTTTCTTCACAGTATAGGTTTCCTTATGATTACTTTGAGTATGACTCTTCCAGGCTAGGGAGTTTGAAGCACTTTATACGTGATGATGGTTTACAGGTCATGGTGATGACTATAGACAGTTTTAAAAGAGCCAATACCATACTAAACATGACACAAGAGGGATTTGCAGGCACACCTAAAGAGAGCTTGCAAAAGACCAACCCCATACTCATACTTGATGAACCACAAAATATGGAAAGTGAACTGAGCAAAACCTCTATAGCAGAGCTCAATCCACTCTTTACGCTTAGATTTTCTGCTACACATAAAAACTACTACAACTTAATCTACACACTTACGCCTAGAGAAGCATTGGCGCAAGGCTTGGTAAAACAGATAGATGTACTAGCCCTTAGTGAAAATCAAACGGTCAATGATACTTATGTGAATGTACTCAAAATAGAGATAGACAAAAAGTCAAAAAGACCCGTGGCAACACTGGAACTCATCATCAAAAATAAAGATGAATTTGTGACAAAATCAGTCAAGATAAAAGGCAATGACAGCCTGAAGGATAAAACAAAGAACCCAATCTACTCTGGGTTTATAGTCAATGAGATAAACGCAAGAGAGATGTTTATACAGTTTGAGAATGGTTTACGCTTAGAATTGAGTCAGATCAATGGTCAGGTGAAACGTCAGATACAAGAACAGCAGATAACAGAAGCTATAGCCATGCATATGGAAAAATACGAAGTACTAAAAGCCAAAAATATCAAGGTGTTGAGTCTTTTTTTTATAGACAGGGTGGCAAACTTTCTTGAAGAAGAGGATGGATGGATGCAAAGACACTTTTGTCAAGAGTTCGATAGACTGAAAGTGAATTATGAAAGTTTTAAAGAGATAGAGGCCAGTGATGTCTATAAGTACTATTTTGCAAAGCGAAAGTCAGGGTATATAGATGACTTGAAAAACAATGACAGTGATAGAAAACTGGCAAAAAAAACCTATGACTTGATTATGAAAGAAAAAGAGAAACTTTTGAGTTTCGAAGAGAAGACAAGTTTTATTTTTTCTCATAGTGCCTTAAAAGAGGGATGGGATAATCCGAATGTATTTTTCATCACCACGCTTAACGATACAAAATCAGAGATGAAAAAACGACAGATACTGGGGCGTGGTGTGCGTCTGGCAGTAGATAAGTTCGGGAATAGAGTAGAGGACAAAGAGATCAACAGGCTTACCGTGGTTGCAAATGAAAGTTTTGATGAGTTTGCCAAAAGTTTACAGCTTGAGTATGAAGCAAGTGGGGTAAGTGACGGTAGCATTCCAAATAATATAAAGAAGAAAAAGGTTGCTACACGAAAATATGCAGAAGTGGAACTTAGTAATGAATTTAGAGCTTTGTGGAAAAAGCTAAAAAGTAAAACGATTTTTGAACTCAAACTGGACGAAGAGAGATACAAAGAAAAAGTCATCAGAAAACTGCAAGAGATAGAAACTAGAGAACAAAAGATTGTAAGACAGTTTGGTACGATAGAAGATGATATTTATGGTTATGTGGCTGAAGAGAAAAGTTATGGCTTGAACTTTGAACAGACATTGCCAGACCTGGTCTCTTTGATAGAACAAGAGATAGGACTTACCAGAAAGATGATTATAGAGATATTGGGTGAAGTTGACCTGAAACCTTTTATCCGTAATAGTGACAGCTACATCAAAAGAGCATTAGAAGCATTTGATGATGCAAAGCATGAAGTACTTACAGAAACAGCCGATGGTATAGCCTATAGAGAAAACGGTGAATATTATGAATTTGTCAATGTATTTCCTGATGTACTAGAGGGGTATGACTTGGAAGATTGCAAAAGAGGCTTATATGATGCAGAGCAGTGGGATTCTGGTATAGAAAAAGACTTTATTGGATGTGCTGATACACACTTCAAATTTTTTGCAAAGCTCCCTAAGCGATTTAAAATCAAAACACCATTAGGAAATTATAGTCCCGATTTTGCAGTTATCAAATATGATGAGAGTGAAGGAGCTTTTGTGGTAGAAACAAAAGGAAGTGATAAACATAGAGATATGCGAAGTAGGGAAGCATGGCAGATATCTTATGCTAAAAAGCATTTTAAGTTCTTGGATGTGAAATACAAAGATAAGATCAAGAGCTGTAATGATGTATAA
- a CDS encoding aspartate aminotransferase family protein: protein MTLEELDKKYVLQTYARDYTNFVKGVGSTLYDENGRDYIDFASGIAVNSVGHGNERLTSAICEQAKKIIHISNLQVIEPQAKLAQRMVELSGYDMGVFFANSGAEANEGAIKIARKYGETQFENKRYKVITLEHSFHGRTITTVKATGQESFHTPNFSPYPAGFSYVPGIADVYDAIDDETVAVLLELVQGEGGVQPFEKEEVQKLAAHLREKNVLLIVDEVQTGVYRTGEFLASNLYEIEPDIVTLAKGLGGGVPIGAVMTKHKDVLSAGDHGSTFGGNYLSTAAGLAVLDILSEFYDDGGLHETLLYFEAKLQEIAAKYENLFEKEVGLGLMRGLRAKSAQIQGNSIKNSMKEGLVVLKAGRNTVRFLPSLTISKEEIDEGFKRFEAAISSL from the coding sequence ATGACACTTGAAGAATTGGACAAAAAATACGTACTGCAGACCTATGCGCGTGATTACACGAACTTTGTAAAGGGTGTGGGGTCTACACTGTATGATGAGAACGGACGTGACTACATAGACTTTGCGTCAGGGATTGCAGTGAACTCTGTGGGGCATGGGAATGAGAGGCTGACATCTGCCATTTGCGAACAGGCAAAGAAGATCATCCACATCTCCAACCTGCAGGTGATAGAACCTCAGGCGAAACTCGCGCAGAGAATGGTGGAACTTTCCGGATATGATATGGGTGTTTTCTTTGCCAACTCGGGCGCCGAGGCGAACGAAGGTGCCATCAAGATAGCACGAAAATACGGCGAGACACAGTTTGAGAACAAACGATACAAGGTCATCACACTGGAACACTCTTTCCACGGACGTACCATCACGACGGTCAAGGCGACAGGGCAGGAGAGTTTTCATACACCGAACTTCTCGCCGTATCCTGCCGGGTTCAGTTATGTGCCGGGGATCGCGGATGTTTATGATGCCATCGATGACGAGACTGTTGCGGTATTGCTCGAACTGGTGCAGGGTGAGGGAGGAGTGCAGCCTTTTGAAAAAGAGGAAGTTCAGAAACTCGCAGCCCATCTCAGGGAGAAGAATGTGCTGCTCATCGTCGATGAGGTGCAGACCGGTGTCTACAGAACGGGTGAGTTCCTCGCATCGAACCTCTATGAAATAGAACCGGACATTGTGACGCTTGCCAAAGGGCTTGGCGGAGGTGTGCCCATCGGTGCGGTGATGACGAAGCACAAAGATGTGCTGAGCGCGGGTGACCACGGCAGTACTTTTGGGGGCAACTACCTGAGTACGGCAGCTGGATTAGCTGTTCTGGACATTCTTTCCGAATTCTATGATGATGGGGGCTTGCATGAAACACTGCTCTATTTTGAAGCAAAGCTTCAGGAGATAGCGGCGAAGTATGAAAACCTTTTCGAAAAAGAGGTCGGACTCGGTCTGATGCGCGGATTGCGTGCCAAGAGTGCGCAGATACAGGGAAATAGTATCAAAAACAGTATGAAAGAAGGTTTGGTAGTACTTAAAGCAGGGCGCAATACGGTACGTTTCCTGCCAAGCCTTACCATTAGCAAAGAAGAGATCGATGAAGGGTTCAAACGTTTTGAAGCGGCTATATCTTCTTTGTAG
- a CDS encoding molybdopterin-dependent oxidoreductase produces the protein MKETACGLDCYDACRIIVEDDNFKIKGDKEHPTGNGALCALLNKHMFETPRIEKPRIDGREVSMEEAMQAVAEAFKTDSSLLWRGSGNLGVMQGITDLFMEKIDGTLTRGSLCDGAGDAGIIMGRGINRNLPLEQIEKAETVVVWGRNVTVTNSHIMPFLEGKHIVVIDPVKTAIAKKADLHIQIQPRTDYYVAIMLARFIFMEDTEDTEWMDEFAPEYEDFYDYTREHRIKAILAYIGVDLGDMGRILNYLRDRKVVFLVGNGVQKYSTGAYTMHAIDSLAATLGLFGKEGCGVSFLSNSKLGFEDPFEVECKRVPKATAEFSKFGTVLVQGGNPAESMPDSKRVRKELEAVENLIYFGLYENETSKRAKIVIPAKNFFEKEDVRLSYGHQYVQKMNKILDADIGISEYDFTSRLFDLFGFDGLQSEEYYLDAWLSQCEREGEHYISPAHQDAPYAEGFGEEDDEFEFIDEFEDDFINTKRFRKYRKESKNKPKDESFWLLTPKSSKSLNTQFVREETVQLPPDAGYAEGERVKVSSEHGSGEFTVRINEDLRPDCLIITANTRGVNYLTPSILSDGGENACYQEVKVLVERV, from the coding sequence ATGAAAGAGACAGCATGTGGACTTGACTGCTACGATGCCTGCAGGATCATCGTAGAAGATGATAATTTCAAAATAAAAGGGGACAAAGAGCATCCAACAGGCAACGGTGCGCTCTGTGCTCTGCTCAACAAACATATGTTCGAAACACCGCGTATCGAGAAACCGCGTATCGATGGCAGAGAAGTGAGCATGGAAGAGGCGATGCAGGCGGTTGCGGAAGCATTCAAAACAGACAGCTCTCTGCTTTGGAGAGGCTCGGGCAACCTGGGGGTCATGCAGGGGATCACCGATCTTTTCATGGAAAAGATAGACGGTACACTGACCAGGGGAAGTCTCTGTGACGGGGCAGGCGATGCGGGGATCATCATGGGACGCGGTATCAACAGGAACCTTCCGCTTGAGCAGATAGAAAAGGCTGAGACCGTTGTGGTCTGGGGACGGAACGTTACCGTGACCAATTCGCATATCATGCCTTTTCTGGAAGGCAAACACATTGTGGTGATAGACCCGGTAAAGACTGCCATAGCCAAAAAGGCTGACCTGCATATTCAGATACAGCCGAGAACCGACTATTATGTTGCGATCATGCTGGCCCGTTTCATTTTCATGGAAGATACTGAAGATACCGAGTGGATGGATGAATTCGCTCCCGAATATGAAGATTTCTACGATTATACACGTGAACACCGTATCAAAGCCATACTGGCCTATATTGGTGTCGATCTGGGAGATATGGGACGTATTTTGAACTACCTGCGTGACAGAAAAGTGGTCTTTCTTGTGGGTAACGGTGTACAGAAATACTCCACAGGAGCCTACACGATGCATGCCATTGACTCCCTGGCGGCAACGCTTGGGCTTTTCGGAAAAGAGGGCTGTGGGGTGAGTTTCCTTTCAAACTCCAAACTGGGATTTGAGGATCCGTTTGAGGTGGAGTGCAAGCGTGTGCCCAAAGCGACAGCAGAGTTCTCCAAATTCGGGACTGTTCTGGTACAGGGAGGGAACCCTGCCGAGTCCATGCCGGACAGCAAACGTGTCAGAAAAGAGCTCGAAGCGGTCGAGAACCTGATCTATTTCGGCCTGTATGAGAATGAAACGTCCAAAAGGGCAAAGATCGTCATTCCCGCAAAGAACTTCTTTGAAAAAGAAGATGTCAGGCTGAGTTACGGGCATCAGTATGTCCAGAAGATGAATAAAATTCTTGACGCCGACATTGGTATCAGCGAATATGATTTCACCAGCAGACTCTTCGACCTGTTCGGATTTGACGGTTTGCAGTCCGAGGAGTACTACTTGGATGCCTGGCTGTCCCAGTGTGAGAGGGAAGGGGAGCATTACATCTCGCCCGCACATCAGGATGCACCTTATGCCGAAGGCTTCGGAGAAGAAGATGATGAATTCGAGTTCATAGATGAGTTCGAAGATGACTTCATCAATACCAAACGTTTCAGAAAGTACCGAAAAGAGAGCAAGAACAAACCCAAAGACGAAAGCTTCTGGCTGTTGACACCCAAGTCTTCCAAATCGCTCAATACGCAGTTCGTCAGAGAAGAGACCGTACAGCTGCCACCCGATGCCGGCTATGCCGAGGGCGAAAGGGTCAAAGTAAGTTCAGAGCACGGCTCTGGCGAATTTACGGTCAGGATCAATGAAGACCTTAGGCCTGACTGTCTCATCATCACTGCCAATACACGGGGGGTGAACTATCTGACTCCAAGCATTTTAAGTGACGGGGGAGAGAATGCCTGTTATCAGGAGGTTAAAGTACTGGTTGAAAGGGTATAG
- a CDS encoding TolC family protein has translation MKGSNVLKRLYLLCSLLFISSLGADELSEILSGTKESLFDYQFQGNELQSDILSKSWINPVTVSYGKNYTTQFRTGTVDTSTFSVSIDQPIFKSGGIYYAIKYSGALRNANRTDITLQRRQMIGDAVAVLFNLKRIRLEKEKMRYQIENDTIDIRQKRDSYEAGILDSSFLDQAILKKSQDETALLEMRLNEMELKQRFSVLSDKNPDKLRLPKLKLIDKQNYTRKNLELKRDSLHALEMDYKEKTTWAKYLPTVSLHGQYIDGDLNPLFPSPNLNESYYNYGFSISMPIDVNAFSDIELSKVEKLRAATEVIDRKHTVNEEYDWIRNSLHILDKKISLARKDEKIYGNLYKVTKNLAQAGEKTVYDANVMKNSQQIRRLDQRIYSIDKQLQLLKLYVRMENVL, from the coding sequence ATGAAGGGTTCAAACGTTTTGAAGCGGCTATATCTTCTTTGTAGTCTTCTGTTCATCTCTTCTCTTGGAGCAGATGAGTTGAGCGAGATACTCTCCGGCACCAAAGAGTCTCTTTTTGACTATCAGTTTCAGGGAAATGAGTTGCAGAGCGATATACTTTCCAAAAGCTGGATCAATCCGGTAACGGTAAGCTACGGGAAGAATTATACGACCCAGTTCAGGACAGGAACTGTTGATACCAGTACATTTTCTGTTTCTATAGACCAGCCGATCTTCAAATCGGGCGGGATATATTATGCCATCAAATACTCTGGGGCATTGAGAAATGCGAACAGAACCGACATCACATTGCAGAGACGTCAGATGATCGGTGATGCCGTTGCGGTTCTCTTCAATCTCAAGCGTATCAGGCTTGAAAAGGAGAAGATGCGGTACCAGATAGAGAATGATACTATTGACATACGGCAGAAACGTGACAGTTATGAAGCGGGTATTCTGGACAGCAGTTTTCTTGACCAGGCAATACTGAAGAAGAGCCAGGATGAAACGGCACTGCTTGAGATGCGTCTGAACGAAATGGAGCTCAAGCAGCGTTTTTCTGTTCTGAGTGATAAAAATCCTGACAAGCTGAGGCTTCCAAAACTTAAACTTATAGACAAACAAAACTATACCCGTAAAAATCTCGAACTCAAAAGAGACAGCCTGCATGCACTTGAAATGGACTATAAAGAAAAAACAACCTGGGCAAAATACCTTCCGACCGTTTCGCTTCATGGGCAATACATAGATGGTGACCTTAACCCGCTTTTCCCCAGTCCCAACCTGAATGAAAGCTACTATAATTACGGATTCAGTATCTCGATGCCTATCGATGTGAATGCATTCAGCGATATAGAGTTGAGTAAAGTGGAGAAACTCAGGGCTGCCACAGAAGTGATCGACAGGAAGCATACCGTCAATGAGGAATATGACTGGATACGCAACAGTCTGCATATCCTCGACAAAAAGATCTCTCTGGCCAGAAAAGACGAGAAGATCTACGGTAATCTCTACAAAGTGACGAAGAACCTCGCACAAGCGGGAGAAAAAACTGTATATGATGCCAATGTGATGAAGAATTCGCAACAGATCAGAAGACTCGATCAGCGTATTTACAGTATTGACAAACAGTTACAGCTTCTCAAACTTTATGTACGGATGGAAAATGTACTTTAG
- a CDS encoding HlyD family efflux transporter periplasmic adaptor subunit, with protein sequence MKILLWFLLPLFVFAKVHYAKVEPYESVVLKSAVSALVLEADLDAEGTLVQERRVIHLDDVMDNINLKDSQESVQLLEQMISINQDIAGSLSSTVKRQEGYYQRISKLSTASKTQKDNAYNSYTSAKTQYLSTREKIVSLEKQLIDMKYKVALLSDTIGKKSIVLKKKYLYKLMVREGDFVNPGTPLAEVQDISKAKLVLFLEPEELKDVKSRTVYIDGKKTAYRINKVWNVADEKFISSYRAEIYIPAPKKRFSKLLKVELK encoded by the coding sequence ATGAAAATACTGCTTTGGTTTTTACTGCCGCTGTTCGTGTTCGCCAAGGTGCACTATGCCAAGGTGGAACCCTATGAGAGTGTGGTACTGAAGTCTGCCGTGAGCGCTTTGGTACTTGAGGCTGACCTTGATGCCGAGGGTACATTGGTGCAAGAGCGCAGAGTGATCCATCTGGATGATGTGATGGACAACATTAACCTCAAAGACAGTCAGGAAAGTGTACAGCTTCTTGAACAGATGATCAGTATCAATCAGGACATAGCCGGCAGTCTGAGCAGCACAGTCAAGAGACAGGAAGGATACTATCAGCGTATCTCGAAACTGAGTACTGCTTCAAAGACCCAGAAAGACAATGCCTACAATAGTTATACTTCTGCAAAGACACAGTATCTTTCGACACGCGAAAAGATCGTCAGTCTGGAGAAACAGCTTATCGACATGAAATACAAAGTAGCGCTTTTGAGCGATACAATAGGAAAAAAATCGATTGTTCTAAAGAAAAAATATCTCTATAAACTGATGGTTCGCGAGGGAGACTTTGTCAATCCGGGTACACCGTTGGCCGAGGTACAGGATATCAGCAAAGCCAAGCTGGTGCTTTTCCTGGAGCCTGAAGAACTTAAAGATGTAAAAAGCAGAACAGTCTATATCGACGGAAAGAAAACGGCGTATAGAATCAATAAGGTATGGAATGTGGCAGATGAAAAATTCATCTCTTCCTACCGTGCGGAGATATACATTCCTGCGCCCAAAAAGAGGTTTTCAAAACTACTGAAGGTTGAACTGAAATGA
- a CDS encoding Abi family protein has translation MVRKKLEHISYYRLSAYFLPFQYEKDIFNADTRFEEILRVYYFDKALRKIVFDAIETLEINIRANIAYNLSKETGAFGYMKKENLNIGYTEYINLMQTIQRETNRSREAFVTHFKKQYSSDILPVWMMVEIISFSTLSKLFKALKPEHETMTAKLLIPPKVLKNWLHVTNHVRNICAHHGRVWNKQFAIKALLPKKVTAFQGLKNDKIFVVILMLSYMFDRLETADGFKSKIVSLLEEYPDIPLHNMGFSEDWKERLCS, from the coding sequence TTGGTACGTAAAAAACTGGAGCATATCAGCTACTATAGATTGAGTGCCTATTTCTTGCCGTTTCAGTATGAAAAAGATATTTTTAATGCTGATACGAGATTTGAAGAAATTCTTAGAGTGTATTATTTTGATAAAGCACTGCGTAAGATTGTATTTGATGCCATAGAAACTTTGGAGATCAATATCAGGGCAAATATAGCCTATAACCTCTCCAAAGAGACAGGTGCTTTTGGCTATATGAAAAAAGAAAATCTGAATATTGGCTATACAGAGTACATCAATCTCATGCAAACGATACAAAGAGAAACAAACCGTTCGAGAGAAGCCTTTGTGACGCATTTTAAAAAGCAGTATAGCTCTGACATACTTCCTGTATGGATGATGGTAGAGATCATTTCTTTTTCCACACTTTCCAAACTTTTTAAAGCCCTTAAACCAGAGCATGAAACCATGACAGCCAAACTGCTTATACCACCAAAAGTACTCAAAAACTGGCTGCATGTCACCAATCATGTACGTAACATCTGTGCACATCACGGAAGAGTGTGGAACAAACAGTTCGCTATCAAAGCACTCCTCCCTAAAAAAGTAACAGCGTTTCAGGGATTAAAAAATGATAAGATATTTGTCGTGATACTTATGTTGAGCTATATGTTTGACAGGCTTGAAACAGCCGATGGATTTAAAAGCAAAATAGTCTCATTGCTGGAGGAGTATCCTGATATACCTCTGCATAATATGGGATTTAGTGAAGATTGGAAAGAGAGATTATGCAGCTAA
- a CDS encoding type II toxin-antitoxin system PemK/MazF family toxin: MHFNIYWANLSPVVGREQAGHRPVLVISNDIENQMDIVTVIPVTSRKTGRKVYPNEVLFTLNGKEAILLCHQVRTISKQRLDKKISLLDPKLQQKVIDVLCMRFM; the protein is encoded by the coding sequence ATGCATTTTAACATCTACTGGGCAAACCTCAGTCCTGTTGTAGGCAGAGAACAGGCAGGTCACAGGCCGGTTCTTGTCATTTCTAACGATATCGAAAATCAGATGGATATTGTAACGGTCATTCCGGTAACATCACGAAAGACCGGAAGAAAGGTCTATCCGAATGAAGTGTTATTTACACTAAACGGAAAAGAGGCGATACTGCTCTGTCATCAGGTAAGGACGATCTCAAAGCAGCGCCTTGACAAGAAAATTTCCCTGCTTGATCCCAAACTTCAGCAGAAAGTGATCGATGTGCTTTGTATGCGGTTTATGTAG
- a CDS encoding site-specific DNA-methyltransferase: MTLESLDIKQQKLRQLQQILPEIFEDGEIIPEKLKDVFADEVNESREHYSFTWAGKRDCYKTIREKTNATLKVDEDKEIPDGDNVFIEGDNLEVLKLLQLSYHKKVKMIYIDPPYNKDKDFVYSDTWGDSIQNYLIQTDQLRNKGYTTTKTNSTGRRHTNWLNMIYPRLWLSRNLLKDDGVIFVSIDDDEVHNLRKVMDEIYGEENFVGQLILKTATDNNKTQINVEHEYMIVYAKNIELQDNWERKSENALKIQKKYLELKEKFDDDTEVIQFELRKWIKSNKNELDKVTHYDNVDDKGVFHDGDIANTKFGGYKYEVLHEVTRKPCKIPAKGFRFPENTMRNMINNNDILFGKDETVLIKPKKRLLNAKDVLRSMIYEDGRTSTKVFESMMGRSVFDNPKSHFILSRLIGFVTKNDDIILDFFAGSGTTAHAVMDLNKEDGGNRKYILVQLPEATDEKSEAYKAGYTKISDITKERIKRAMKKLDYQEGFKSFRLDNSNFQIFKEVKKRPDMSYEEIEKMLKMSMFHENILTQGAKALDIVYEVGLKNGFTLSAEIGEVKTDNYSFITLSEDEKIFYFSFDKEITGDIVHDVPKDAKLICYEKALTTNVKLNLRENLDLEVL; this comes from the coding sequence GTGACTTTAGAGAGCCTCGATATCAAACAGCAAAAGCTACGCCAACTCCAACAGATACTTCCTGAGATATTTGAAGATGGGGAGATTATTCCTGAGAAACTGAAAGACGTATTTGCTGATGAAGTCAATGAGTCTCGTGAGCATTACAGCTTTACCTGGGCTGGCAAAAGAGACTGCTACAAGACCATACGCGAAAAGACCAATGCTACACTGAAAGTGGATGAAGACAAAGAAATCCCTGATGGTGATAATGTTTTCATAGAAGGTGACAACCTGGAAGTGCTGAAGCTCCTGCAACTCTCCTACCACAAAAAAGTCAAGATGATTTACATCGATCCTCCGTATAACAAAGACAAAGACTTTGTCTACTCTGACACATGGGGTGACAGCATACAAAACTACCTCATACAGACAGATCAACTCCGTAATAAGGGTTACACCACTACCAAAACCAACAGTACAGGACGCAGACACACCAACTGGCTTAACATGATATACCCAAGGCTTTGGCTAAGCCGTAATCTTCTTAAAGATGATGGGGTCATTTTTGTGAGTATAGATGATGATGAAGTGCATAATCTTCGTAAGGTGATGGATGAGATTTATGGGGAGGAGAATTTTGTAGGACAATTGATCCTGAAAACTGCGACAGATAATAATAAAACTCAAATAAATGTTGAGCATGAGTATATGATTGTTTATGCAAAAAATATAGAGTTACAAGATAATTGGGAACGTAAAAGTGAAAATGCATTAAAGATTCAAAAAAAATATTTAGAATTGAAAGAAAAATTTGACGATGATACAGAAGTTATCCAATTTGAATTACGAAAATGGATTAAAAGTAATAAAAATGAACTTGACAAAGTAACCCACTATGACAATGTAGATGACAAAGGTGTCTTCCATGATGGTGATATTGCTAATACAAAATTTGGCGGATATAAATACGAAGTGCTACATGAAGTAACAAGAAAACCTTGTAAAATACCTGCAAAAGGGTTTCGGTTCCCAGAAAATACAATGAGGAATATGATTAACAATAATGATATACTCTTTGGCAAAGATGAGACAGTTTTAATAAAGCCTAAAAAAAGATTATTGAATGCCAAAGATGTACTTAGAAGTATGATTTATGAGGATGGAAGAACTTCAACTAAAGTCTTTGAGTCAATGATGGGTCGTTCAGTCTTTGATAACCCAAAGTCACATTTTATCCTTAGTCGCTTAATTGGTTTTGTCACTAAAAATGATGACATTATTCTAGATTTCTTCGCAGGAAGTGGGACAACTGCCCATGCAGTTATGGATTTAAATAAAGAAGACGGTGGTAACCGCAAGTACATCTTAGTCCAACTCCCTGAAGCTACTGATGAAAAGAGTGAAGCCTACAAAGCAGGGTACACAAAGATATCTGATATCACCAAAGAACGCATCAAAAGAGCGATGAAAAAGCTGGACTACCAAGAGGGTTTCAAGTCCTTTAGATTGGACAACTCCAACTTCCAAATCTTCAAAGAGGTAAAAAAACGACCAGATATGAGCTACGAAGAGATAGAGAAGATGCTCAAGATGAGTATGTTTCATGAGAATATCCTCACCCAGGGAGCTAAAGCGCTGGACATCGTCTATGAAGTAGGGCTTAAAAATGGGTTTACATTGAGTGCAGAGATCGGTGAAGTAAAAACAGATAACTACAGTTTTATTACGCTTAGTGAAGATGAGAAAATTTTCTACTTTAGTTTTGACAAAGAGATAACAGGTGATATCGTACACGATGTACCTAAAGATGCAAAACTCATCTGTTATGAAAAGGCATTGACCACCAATGTGAAGTTAAACTTGCGTGAGAATTTGGATTTGGAGGTGCTGTAG